Proteins encoded within one genomic window of Vicinamibacterales bacterium:
- a CDS encoding SDR family oxidoreductase → MSLYLVTGGAGFIGSHLAEELVRRGERVRVVDSLITGKRENLAHVPQVEFRQGDLADGDVARHAVDGVDYVLHQAAIPSVPRSVKDPVTSNRANIDATLNVLVAARDAGVKRLVYAGSSSAYGDTPTLPKHEEMPTKPLSPYALQKLVGEQYLAMFTTLYGLDTVTIRYFNVFGPRQDPSSPYSGVISLFITALLHGQRPMIYGDGGQTRDFTYVANVVDGVLRACHAPGVAGQMMNVATGGRISLNDLLTTLCDLLGVRMEAVYSDARAGDVRDSQADITRARRLLGYEPTVDLRQGLERTLAWYRQADVA, encoded by the coding sequence ATGTCCTTGTATCTCGTGACCGGCGGCGCCGGATTCATCGGATCGCATCTCGCGGAAGAACTCGTTCGCCGCGGCGAGCGGGTTCGCGTCGTGGACAGCCTGATCACCGGCAAGCGTGAAAACCTCGCGCACGTGCCGCAAGTCGAGTTCCGTCAGGGCGACCTGGCTGACGGCGATGTCGCCCGGCACGCCGTCGACGGCGTGGACTACGTGCTTCACCAGGCGGCCATCCCGTCGGTGCCGAGGTCCGTCAAGGACCCGGTGACGTCCAACCGCGCGAACATCGACGCGACATTGAACGTCCTGGTGGCTGCCCGCGACGCCGGCGTCAAGCGTCTGGTCTACGCCGGATCGTCTTCGGCGTACGGCGACACGCCCACGCTGCCGAAGCACGAGGAGATGCCGACCAAGCCGCTGTCGCCGTACGCCCTGCAGAAGCTCGTCGGCGAGCAATACCTGGCAATGTTCACGACGCTGTATGGCCTCGATACCGTCACCATCCGGTACTTCAACGTCTTTGGCCCGCGCCAGGATCCTTCATCGCCCTATTCCGGTGTCATCTCGCTGTTCATCACGGCGCTCCTGCACGGCCAGCGGCCGATGATCTACGGCGATGGCGGGCAGACGCGCGACTTCACGTACGTCGCAAATGTCGTTGACGGCGTGCTCCGCGCGTGCCACGCCCCGGGCGTTGCCGGTCAGATGATGAACGTGGCCACCGGCGGACGCATCAGCCTGAACGATCTGCTCACCACGCTGTGCGACCTGCTCGGGGTGCGGATGGAAGCGGTGTACTCCGACGCGCGCGCCGGGGACGTGCGCGACTCCCAGGCCGACATCACGCGGGCAAGACGGCTCCTGGGGTACGAGCCCACCGTCGACCTCCGTCAGGGCCTCGAGCGCACGCTGGCGTGGTATCGGCAGGCGGATGTCGCCTGA
- a CDS encoding sigma-54 dependent transcriptional regulator — MKSRILVIDDDAAVRESMRMILEYEGYEFIGASSGPDGITVVERESPDLVFLDIKMPGMDGLEVLDRVKAMTDVPIVMISGHGTGATGADAIRRGAFDFIDKPLATDRILVTIRNATEQRRMKDEVKDLRRAVESKHEMVGSSPQIRQVMEAVRRAAPTNATVLIQGESGVGKELVARAIHRNSLRSRERFVQVNCAAIPEELIESELFGHEKGSFTGATEKQIGKFEQADRGTIFLDEVGDMSLKTQAKVLRVLQEGEVERVGSSRTIRVDVRVIAATNKDLEREIEKGTFREDLFFRLSVIPVFVPPLRERAEDIPLLVQHFLDALARENNFRRRRVTPQAMEALRRYRWKGNIRELRNTVERMIIMSPGDTVDTDDLPEALRFDARPAPTDNGGESRAAATLREFKETSERSFLVQKLRDNGWNISRTAEVIGTPRSNLYKKLEFYRISQETDG; from the coding sequence ATGAAATCTCGCATTCTGGTGATCGACGACGATGCGGCTGTCCGCGAATCGATGCGGATGATTCTCGAGTACGAAGGCTACGAGTTCATCGGGGCGTCTTCCGGGCCGGACGGCATTACGGTGGTCGAGCGTGAGTCACCGGACCTCGTGTTCCTCGACATCAAGATGCCAGGAATGGACGGCCTCGAAGTGCTCGACCGGGTCAAGGCGATGACCGACGTGCCGATCGTGATGATCTCGGGCCATGGGACCGGTGCCACAGGGGCCGACGCGATCAGGCGGGGTGCCTTCGACTTCATCGACAAACCGCTGGCCACCGATCGAATCCTCGTCACCATTCGCAACGCGACCGAACAGCGCCGCATGAAGGACGAGGTGAAGGACCTGAGGCGCGCGGTCGAGTCGAAGCACGAGATGGTCGGCAGTTCTCCGCAGATCCGTCAGGTGATGGAAGCCGTGCGGCGTGCGGCGCCGACCAACGCAACCGTGCTGATCCAGGGTGAGAGCGGTGTTGGCAAGGAACTGGTGGCTCGTGCCATCCACCGCAACAGTCTCCGAAGTCGCGAGCGCTTCGTCCAGGTGAATTGCGCCGCCATTCCCGAGGAACTGATCGAGTCCGAGCTGTTCGGTCACGAAAAGGGGTCCTTCACTGGAGCGACCGAGAAGCAGATTGGGAAGTTCGAGCAGGCCGACCGGGGAACCATCTTCCTCGACGAAGTCGGCGACATGAGCCTGAAGACCCAGGCGAAGGTGCTGCGCGTGCTCCAGGAAGGAGAGGTGGAGCGCGTCGGGTCGTCGCGGACAATCCGAGTCGATGTCAGGGTCATCGCCGCCACCAACAAGGACCTGGAGCGCGAGATCGAGAAGGGGACGTTCCGCGAGGACCTGTTTTTCCGGCTCAGCGTCATTCCTGTCTTCGTGCCGCCGCTCCGGGAACGCGCGGAAGACATCCCTCTGTTGGTTCAGCACTTTCTCGATGCCCTCGCGCGCGAGAACAACTTCCGCCGTCGGCGGGTGACGCCGCAGGCGATGGAGGCGCTGCGACGCTATCGGTGGAAAGGCAACATCCGGGAATTGAGGAACACCGTCGAGCGGATGATCATCATGTCTCCGGGAGACACGGTCGACACCGATGACCTTCCCGAGGCGCTGCGGTTTGACGCTCGTCCGGCTCCCACGGATAATGGGGGGGAGTCGCGGGCCGCGGCGACGCTACGCGAGTTCAAGGAAACCTCCGAGCGCAGCTTCCTCGTGCAGAAACTGCGTGACAACGGATGGAACATCTCGCGCACCGCAGAGGTGATCGGAACGCCGCGCAGCAATCTGTACAAGAAGCTGGAGTTCTACAGGATCAGCCAGGAGACCGACGGGTAG
- a CDS encoding Do family serine endopeptidase, with amino-acid sequence MNLRFALVAIALTGAVAFFTGFTVAGSLQPLSAGAVVQTRPGATPSRRPTEPTPAGAVNFADVAARINPAVVNVDATSHGRRHGGRPDREFVDPLDDPSDETPSPDGSDAPRRGEGSGFIIDPAGYVLTNQHVIDRADRLTVKLADGRSLRARLIGADPDTDIALLKIDADAPLPTAPLGDSSQLRVGEWVCAIGNPLGYEHTLTVGVVSYLGRKLFDRSLDNYIQTDAAINFGNSGGPLLNARGEVIGINTAISSHSSSIGFAVPIDIATGSLAQLKARGRVVRGYLGVSLREVDPDLRESLRLKDGDGALVEDVSPASPAERAGVRTYDLIVSVDGHAVNSDDDLIKTVSARDPGTGVRIRLVRNGHAQDVTVTLAERPGREADGEPAGSGPAPSDIDRSNSGGGIGLTVADLSKKIVRHLRLPSGVRGAIVSKVEPLSPAYDAEIERGDVILEVNRQPVSSAADYRRLTAAAKPGQVLALFVLMPGGQHALRTVRVESTP; translated from the coding sequence ATGAACCTGCGCTTTGCACTCGTGGCGATTGCGCTCACCGGCGCGGTTGCGTTCTTCACCGGGTTCACGGTCGCCGGGTCGCTCCAGCCCCTCTCGGCCGGCGCGGTCGTCCAGACGCGCCCGGGTGCCACACCGAGCCGCCGTCCGACGGAGCCTACTCCGGCTGGCGCGGTCAATTTCGCTGACGTCGCGGCGCGGATCAATCCGGCGGTTGTCAACGTCGACGCCACCTCGCATGGTCGGCGTCACGGCGGAAGGCCGGACCGTGAGTTCGTCGATCCGCTGGACGATCCGTCCGACGAGACCCCATCCCCCGACGGCAGTGATGCGCCGCGTCGTGGAGAAGGGAGCGGCTTCATCATCGATCCGGCCGGCTACGTCCTCACGAACCAGCACGTCATCGACCGGGCCGACCGCCTGACGGTGAAGCTGGCGGATGGGCGGAGCCTGCGAGCGCGGCTGATCGGAGCCGATCCCGACACCGACATCGCCCTGCTCAAGATTGATGCGGACGCGCCCTTGCCCACCGCTCCGCTTGGCGACTCGTCGCAACTACGCGTCGGGGAGTGGGTGTGCGCGATTGGCAATCCGCTCGGCTACGAGCACACGCTGACGGTGGGCGTTGTCAGCTACCTGGGGCGCAAGTTGTTCGATCGGAGCCTGGACAACTACATTCAGACCGACGCCGCGATCAACTTCGGCAACAGCGGCGGCCCCCTCCTGAACGCACGCGGCGAAGTGATCGGGATCAACACGGCCATCAGCTCGCACTCGAGCAGTATCGGCTTCGCCGTGCCTATCGACATCGCCACGGGGAGCCTCGCGCAGCTCAAGGCGCGCGGGCGCGTCGTCCGTGGCTACCTCGGCGTGTCGCTGCGAGAGGTCGACCCCGACCTGCGGGAGTCGCTCAGGCTGAAGGACGGGGATGGCGCCCTGGTCGAAGACGTCTCGCCTGCCTCGCCCGCCGAACGCGCGGGCGTGAGGACCTACGACCTCATTGTTTCCGTGGACGGCCATGCCGTGAACAGCGATGATGATCTCATCAAGACCGTCTCTGCGCGCGACCCGGGGACGGGCGTGAGAATCCGGCTGGTGCGGAACGGGCACGCGCAGGACGTGACGGTGACGCTCGCCGAGCGGCCGGGCCGCGAGGCAGACGGCGAGCCGGCCGGGTCTGGCCCGGCGCCGTCGGACATCGACCGCTCGAATTCTGGCGGAGGGATTGGTCTGACGGTGGCGGATCTGAGCAAGAAGATCGTGAGACACCTGCGGCTCCCGAGCGGCGTGCGCGGCGCGATCGTCTCAAAGGTCGAGCCGCTGAGTCCTGCGTACGATGCCGAGATCGAACGAGGCGACGTCATCCTCGAAGTCAACCGCCAACCGGTGTCGTCGGCAGCCGACTACCGTCGTCTGACGGCGGCGGCGAAACCCGGCCAGGTGCTGGCCTTGTTCGTCTTGATGCCCGGTGGGCAACACGCGCTGCGCACAGTGCGCGTCGAAAGCACGCCATGA
- the ligA gene encoding NAD-dependent DNA ligase LigA: MKPAERIADLRARIRHHEERYYILNDPEISDAEFDALMKELEAAEGEHPELVTPESPTQRVGGRPAEGFVSVAHESPMLSLDNSYNEDELSAFDDRLRRGLADDGVAATDLDYVAELKIDGLSISLTYEDGRLVRGVTRGDGFRGEDVTSNVRTIRAIPLTLPGGAASGRLEIRGEVYLPRTMFERINHEREDHDEPAFANPRNAAAGTMRNLDPREVARRGLSAFVYQLIDRRGDVAGRHSEMLTRLRALGFPVEPNWRTCRGVEAVLAYCEEWKERRRSLQFDTDGVVIKLDELALRERVGATAKFPRWAIAFKFPPEQATTTLLKIEVNVGRTGAVTPYAVLEPVRLSGSTIQMATLHNEQEIARRDIRPGDVVLIEKGGEVIPKVVKPVVSLRGPDVVPWKMPKECPTCGSQLHKPEDEVVWRCVNIACPARFRRSLEHFASRRAMNIEGLGEALVAQLIGAGVVKDFADLYRLTSPQLEALERMGRKSAQNLLEQIDRSRGNDPWRLLYALGVRHVGERAAQVLLESCGSVEALEDAPVERLTEIHEIGPVLAASVREYFDEPRNRQLVERLREAGVRTVAPSSTEEATGAGDRLAGRTFVITGTLPTLSRDAASAAIAALGGKVATSVSKNTSYLVVGDEPGSKLDKARALGVRTIGEPELLALLAGSEAGGDQCL, translated from the coding sequence GTGAAACCCGCCGAACGCATCGCTGACCTCCGTGCCCGCATCCGGCATCACGAAGAGCGCTACTACATCCTGAACGATCCCGAGATCTCGGACGCCGAGTTCGACGCCTTGATGAAGGAACTCGAGGCGGCTGAGGGTGAGCACCCTGAACTCGTCACCCCCGAGTCGCCGACCCAGCGCGTCGGCGGACGACCGGCCGAAGGGTTCGTCAGCGTGGCGCACGAGAGCCCGATGCTCTCGCTCGACAACTCGTACAACGAGGACGAGTTGAGCGCCTTCGACGACCGGCTGCGGCGCGGGCTCGCGGACGACGGGGTGGCGGCGACCGATCTCGATTACGTGGCGGAGCTCAAGATCGACGGTCTCAGCATCTCGCTCACGTACGAGGACGGACGTCTGGTTCGGGGCGTCACGCGCGGTGACGGGTTCCGAGGCGAAGACGTCACGTCCAACGTCAGGACGATTCGCGCCATCCCGTTGACGCTGCCCGGCGGCGCTGCATCCGGACGGCTCGAAATCAGGGGCGAGGTCTACCTCCCGCGAACCATGTTCGAGCGCATCAATCACGAGCGGGAGGACCACGACGAGCCGGCGTTCGCCAACCCCAGGAATGCCGCGGCCGGGACGATGCGAAACCTGGACCCGCGCGAGGTGGCGCGGCGGGGGCTCTCGGCCTTCGTCTACCAGCTCATCGATCGCCGCGGCGACGTCGCGGGACGCCATTCGGAGATGCTGACGCGGTTGCGCGCGCTCGGATTTCCCGTCGAGCCCAACTGGCGGACGTGCCGCGGCGTCGAGGCCGTGCTCGCCTACTGCGAGGAGTGGAAGGAGCGGCGCCGGTCGCTTCAGTTCGATACCGACGGCGTCGTGATCAAGCTGGACGAACTCGCGCTGCGCGAGAGGGTCGGGGCGACGGCGAAGTTCCCCCGGTGGGCCATCGCGTTCAAGTTTCCGCCCGAGCAGGCGACCACCACGCTGCTGAAGATCGAGGTGAATGTCGGCCGGACGGGAGCCGTGACGCCGTACGCGGTGCTCGAACCCGTTCGGTTGTCGGGCTCGACGATCCAGATGGCGACGCTGCACAACGAGCAGGAGATTGCACGCCGGGACATCCGGCCGGGCGACGTGGTGCTGATCGAGAAGGGCGGGGAGGTCATCCCCAAGGTCGTCAAGCCGGTTGTCTCGCTGAGAGGACCGGACGTCGTCCCCTGGAAGATGCCGAAGGAATGCCCGACCTGTGGCAGCCAGCTGCACAAGCCGGAGGACGAGGTGGTGTGGCGGTGCGTGAACATCGCGTGCCCCGCACGGTTCCGGCGAAGCCTCGAGCACTTCGCGTCCAGACGGGCGATGAACATCGAGGGCTTGGGCGAGGCGCTCGTGGCGCAGTTGATCGGCGCCGGTGTCGTGAAGGACTTCGCCGACCTCTATCGCTTGACGTCGCCTCAGCTCGAAGCCCTCGAGCGCATGGGTCGGAAATCGGCTCAGAACCTGCTCGAGCAGATCGACCGCAGTCGAGGGAACGACCCCTGGCGCCTGCTCTACGCGCTCGGAGTGCGCCACGTCGGCGAGCGCGCGGCGCAGGTGTTGCTCGAGTCCTGCGGTTCGGTCGAAGCGCTGGAAGACGCACCCGTCGAACGCCTGACCGAGATTCACGAGATCGGCCCGGTGCTCGCCGCGTCCGTTCGCGAGTACTTCGACGAGCCACGCAACCGTCAACTGGTCGAACGCCTGCGTGAAGCCGGCGTGAGGACAGTGGCTCCATCGTCCACAGAGGAGGCAACAGGGGCAGGCGACAGGCTCGCTGGCCGGACCTTCGTGATCACCGGCACGCTGCCCACGCTGTCGCGCGACGCGGCGAGCGCCGCGATCGCGGCACTCGGCGGGAAAGTCGCGACCTCGGTGAGCAAGAACACGAGCTACCTGGTCGTGGGCGACGAGCCGGGCAGCAAGCTGGACAAGGCGCGTGCCCTCGGAGTGCGGACGATCGGGGAACCAGAACTGCTGGCGCTCCTCGCAGGGTCCGAAGCCGGCGGCGACCAGTGCTTATAA
- a CDS encoding polyprenyl synthetase family protein, which yields MEKSPVGLAHIFEPIRVDLDEVERQFARHVESRVALIPEIGRYIQDAGGKRVRPAVLLMAARLSGYSGDRAVLYASVVEFIHTATLVHDDIVDDSTLRRGRQAVHSRWGNDVTVLLGDYLYIKSMALALTEDSLDVVRILCDVTLRMIEGELYQLSKNGDVDITEDEHFDILQRKTADLFGGCAEIGGLLGHVTPERQRALRDYGSNLGVAFQLVDDLLDLTGREEVLGKPIASDLREGKLTLPLIHLLRVAGPGLRQTLADIVNDRQVTSERWRELSGCLSEHRSLDYAYQKATEFSARAKASLLAFPPSPEREALMALSDYVLSRDR from the coding sequence GTGGAAAAATCTCCAGTCGGTCTCGCCCACATCTTCGAACCGATCCGTGTCGACCTCGACGAGGTCGAGCGTCAATTCGCTCGTCACGTCGAATCGAGGGTCGCGCTGATTCCGGAGATCGGTCGCTACATCCAGGACGCCGGCGGAAAGAGAGTGCGCCCCGCGGTGCTGCTGATGGCCGCCCGGCTCTCGGGCTACTCGGGCGACCGTGCGGTTCTCTACGCCTCCGTGGTCGAGTTCATCCACACGGCCACGCTCGTGCACGACGACATCGTCGACGACTCGACGCTCCGCCGGGGCCGGCAGGCGGTCCACTCCCGGTGGGGCAACGATGTCACCGTGTTGCTGGGCGACTACCTCTACATCAAGTCGATGGCGCTGGCGCTGACAGAGGACTCGCTCGACGTGGTGCGAATCCTGTGCGACGTGACGCTTCGCATGATTGAAGGCGAGTTGTACCAGTTGTCGAAGAACGGCGACGTCGACATCACCGAGGACGAGCACTTCGACATCCTCCAGCGCAAGACCGCGGACCTGTTTGGTGGGTGTGCGGAAATTGGTGGCCTCCTCGGCCATGTGACACCCGAGCGCCAGCGCGCGCTGCGCGACTACGGCTCCAACCTCGGCGTCGCCTTTCAGCTCGTGGATGACCTGCTGGACCTGACCGGCAGGGAAGAGGTCCTGGGCAAGCCGATCGCCAGCGATCTGCGCGAGGGGAAGCTGACGCTGCCTCTGATTCACCTGCTGCGGGTCGCAGGACCCGGCCTCCGCCAGACGCTGGCCGACATTGTGAACGACCGGCAGGTGACATCGGAGCGCTGGCGCGAACTCTCCGGTTGCCTGAGCGAACACCGCTCGCTCGACTACGCCTATCAGAAAGCCACCGAGTTCAGCGCCCGCGCGAAAGCCAGCCTCCTGGCGTTCCCGCCGAGTCCCGAGCGGGAGGCGCTGATGGCGCTCTCCGACTACGTGCTCTCCCGCGACCGCTGA
- a CDS encoding TatD family hydrolase: MIDSHCHLADEAFAGDLEAVVGRAREAGVSDGVCILSLGDEAEASRLPRVLQAWPDLRVAIGAHPHQAHDFSSCLDEVAERVRAAHARTPGACAIGEIGLDYHYDFSPREVQRDVFRVQVRLARELRRPVIIHTREADEDTVSILEEEGRGDVRGVFHCFSGTDALADRALALGLMLSFSGIVTFPRAGNLRTIAARTPADRLLVETDCPYLAPVPLRGKRNEPAWVVRTAAVIAEHRGMALAELDAAVGRNFKQVFAQ; this comes from the coding sequence GTGATCGATAGCCATTGTCATCTGGCTGATGAGGCATTCGCGGGCGATCTCGAGGCGGTTGTCGGGCGGGCGCGTGAGGCGGGCGTTTCTGACGGCGTGTGCATACTCTCGCTCGGCGACGAGGCCGAGGCGAGCCGATTGCCGCGCGTCCTGCAGGCGTGGCCGGATCTGCGCGTCGCGATCGGGGCGCATCCCCATCAGGCACACGACTTTTCCTCATGCCTGGACGAGGTCGCCGAGAGGGTGCGAGCGGCCCATGCGCGGACACCTGGAGCCTGCGCCATTGGCGAGATTGGCCTCGACTACCACTACGATTTCTCTCCGCGGGAGGTGCAGCGGGACGTATTCAGAGTGCAGGTGCGTCTTGCGCGCGAGCTGCGCCGGCCGGTCATCATCCACACGCGGGAGGCAGATGAAGACACCGTGTCGATTCTGGAGGAGGAAGGGCGGGGCGACGTGCGAGGGGTGTTTCACTGCTTCTCAGGGACGGACGCGCTGGCGGATCGTGCCCTTGCCCTCGGCTTAATGCTCTCGTTCTCGGGAATCGTGACCTTTCCCAGAGCCGGGAACCTCCGGACGATCGCGGCACGCACGCCGGCTGACCGACTCCTGGTCGAGACCGATTGTCCGTATCTTGCACCGGTGCCCCTGCGCGGCAAGCGGAACGAGCCGGCCTGGGTCGTCCGGACGGCTGCCGTCATTGCAGAACACCGTGGGATGGCGCTGGCGGAGCTCGACGCGGCGGTGGGACGCAACTTCAAGCAGGTCTTCGCCCAGTAA
- the metG gene encoding methionine--tRNA ligase — translation MSRFFLTTAIDYVNSRPHLGTAYEKISADVIARYKRLCGVRTHFLMGNDEHSQNVYRRAIERGLDPLAYCDQMEREFRDTWARLEISFDDFIRTTEPRHRVGVSAMVQKIAETGDLYDGFYEGPYCVSCEAFKPEKDLVDGLCPVHGVKPEWIREKNHFFRLSRYREALLAHYDEHPEFLQPDVRRNEILRLLEGGLEDISISRAGQLWGIPVPFDSTSVVYVWFDALINYISAIGYGRDGDGFEQWWPADLHIVGKDITRFHCVIWPAMLMSAGLPLPRQVFGHGFVQYKGQRMSKTLGTVLDPLDAAARFGPDPLRLYLVKEIPYGQDGDFSWERFEERYNVDLANNLGNLVNRLAVMTDKYRGGRLPAAPGAPGRLADVAASAVQRYRAAMERYALHEAAFAAFALVDAANEYIAETEPWTLARQAKEDRLTQVLSDVVEAVRISAILLMPVMPGSCAEILRRMGETRGPETLRLDLDAAWGGLCERVVARADPLWPRIDSPVPAVQVTNQREQENVMSQEPTGKAPEQASPPAEPANPPVAVTPPSVPAGPGATTSMPAAAEKIPIEDFAKVDLRVAKILAAEKVKGSRKLIKMQIDLGTEQRTIVAGIAEAYEADALVGRSIVVVANLKPAKLMGIESNGMVLAASPEGGLPALLGFENPPPPGSRIK, via the coding sequence ATGTCACGCTTCTTCCTCACCACGGCAATCGACTACGTGAACAGCCGGCCGCACCTCGGTACGGCGTACGAGAAGATCTCGGCCGACGTCATCGCGCGATACAAGCGCTTGTGTGGCGTGCGTACGCACTTTCTCATGGGGAACGACGAGCACTCGCAGAACGTCTACCGACGTGCGATCGAACGGGGTCTCGACCCGCTGGCGTACTGCGACCAGATGGAGCGGGAATTTCGCGACACGTGGGCGCGCCTCGAGATCTCGTTCGACGACTTCATCCGCACGACGGAGCCGCGTCATCGGGTCGGCGTGAGCGCGATGGTGCAGAAGATCGCCGAAACGGGCGATCTCTACGACGGCTTCTACGAGGGGCCGTACTGCGTGTCCTGCGAGGCCTTCAAGCCCGAGAAGGACCTGGTCGACGGGCTCTGTCCCGTTCACGGCGTCAAACCCGAGTGGATCCGCGAGAAGAACCACTTCTTCAGGCTGTCACGGTATCGTGAGGCGCTGCTCGCGCACTACGACGAGCACCCGGAGTTCCTGCAACCCGACGTTCGGCGGAACGAGATCTTGAGATTGCTCGAGGGCGGCCTGGAGGATATTTCGATCAGCCGCGCCGGGCAGCTCTGGGGGATCCCGGTTCCGTTCGATTCGACGAGCGTCGTGTACGTCTGGTTCGACGCGCTCATCAACTACATTTCGGCGATTGGCTACGGCCGCGACGGCGACGGGTTCGAGCAGTGGTGGCCAGCCGACCTCCACATCGTCGGAAAGGACATCACGCGGTTCCACTGCGTGATCTGGCCGGCCATGCTGATGAGCGCCGGCCTGCCGTTGCCGCGACAGGTCTTCGGCCACGGGTTCGTGCAGTACAAAGGACAGCGGATGAGCAAGACGCTCGGCACCGTGCTCGATCCGCTCGATGCCGCCGCTCGGTTTGGCCCCGATCCGCTGCGGCTGTACCTCGTGAAGGAGATCCCGTACGGCCAGGACGGGGACTTTTCATGGGAGCGATTCGAGGAGCGTTACAACGTCGACCTCGCCAACAACCTCGGAAACCTGGTCAACCGCCTCGCCGTGATGACCGACAAGTACCGGGGCGGCCGGTTGCCCGCCGCGCCCGGCGCTCCGGGCCGACTGGCAGACGTCGCGGCGAGCGCCGTACAGCGATACCGGGCCGCCATGGAGCGCTACGCGCTGCACGAGGCCGCGTTTGCCGCCTTCGCGTTGGTGGACGCCGCCAACGAGTACATCGCCGAAACGGAGCCCTGGACGCTGGCACGGCAGGCGAAGGAGGACCGGCTGACGCAGGTGCTCTCCGACGTCGTCGAGGCGGTCCGCATCTCGGCCATCTTGCTGATGCCGGTGATGCCCGGCTCGTGTGCGGAGATCTTGCGGCGCATGGGTGAAACGCGTGGGCCGGAGACTCTGCGTTTGGACCTCGACGCGGCGTGGGGAGGCTTGTGCGAACGGGTGGTGGCCAGGGCCGACCCGCTGTGGCCGCGCATCGATTCCCCGGTTCCAGCCGTTCAGGTAACCAACCAACGGGAGCAGGAGAACGTGATGAGTCAGGAGCCGACAGGGAAAGCACCCGAGCAGGCCAGCCCGCCAGCGGAGCCCGCAAATCCGCCGGTGGCAGTCACTCCACCGAGCGTGCCGGCCGGGCCAGGTGCGACGACGTCGATGCCGGCCGCGGCCGAGAAGATCCCGATCGAGGATTTTGCAAAGGTGGACTTGCGGGTCGCGAAGATCCTCGCCGCCGAGAAGGTGAAGGGCTCGCGCAAGCTGATCAAGATGCAGATCGACCTCGGCACCGAGCAGCGCACCATCGTCGCGGGCATCGCCGAGGCGTACGAGGCCGACGCGCTCGTCGGCCGGTCGATCGTGGTCGTGGCGAACCTGAAGCCGGCCAAGTTGATGGGGATCGAGTCGAACGGGATGGTGCTGGCGGCGAGTCCAGAGGGCGGCCTTCCGGCGCTGCTTGGCTTCGAGAATCCGCCGCCGCCCGGTAGCAGGATCAAGTAG